Proteins encoded within one genomic window of Phototrophicus methaneseepsis:
- a CDS encoding SDR family oxidoreductase, which yields MDLGLQNARVLVTASSAGLGAATARRFSLEGARVVISSRSLPDLQDTASKIVEETGNPVFTHAADVTDDQAIKRLIDNAHTMLGGLDILVTNAGGPPAGTFDDFDMADWHNATDLTLHAHVNLIKHALPHLKQSPRAAVLAIVSIAARQPVHNLTLSNTIRPAVVGLMKTLSLEYATEGIRFNSILPGTTDTQRIQRLMEARAAKNNSTPEEEKARAGESIPLGRIGTPEEFANAAVFLCSPAAGFITGIALPVDGGETRSSF from the coding sequence ATGGATTTAGGCTTACAAAATGCCCGTGTGCTTGTAACAGCGTCGAGCGCTGGCCTGGGGGCCGCCACAGCGCGTCGCTTCAGCTTAGAAGGCGCTCGTGTGGTCATCAGCAGCCGCAGCTTACCCGATCTACAGGATACAGCCAGCAAAATTGTTGAAGAAACAGGCAACCCTGTCTTTACACATGCTGCGGACGTCACAGACGATCAAGCTATTAAGCGGCTCATTGACAATGCTCATACGATGTTGGGCGGCCTGGACATCCTCGTCACGAATGCAGGAGGGCCACCGGCTGGCACATTCGACGATTTTGATATGGCCGATTGGCATAACGCTACGGATTTAACGCTGCACGCCCATGTGAATCTCATTAAGCACGCCCTGCCCCATCTCAAACAATCGCCGCGCGCCGCCGTCCTGGCGATTGTTTCCATTGCTGCGCGGCAGCCCGTTCATAATCTAACGCTCTCGAATACGATACGACCTGCTGTCGTCGGGCTCATGAAAACACTTTCGTTGGAATACGCCACAGAAGGCATCCGCTTCAACAGCATTTTGCCGGGCACCACAGATACTCAACGCATCCAGCGTTTGATGGAAGCACGCGCTGCAAAGAACAATTCCACACCGGAAGAAGAAAAAGCACGCGCAGGTGAGAGCATCCCATTGGGCCGAATCGGCACGCCGGAAGAATTCGCCAATGCCGCTGTCTTCCTGTGTTCGCCCGCGGCGGGGTTCATCACAGGGATTGCACTCCCTGTTGATGGTGGCGAAACGCGTAGCAGCTTTTAA
- a CDS encoding FHA domain-containing protein: MEIDVVLFLLRIVSGALLIAFLGVLFFVLMRDYRSATGQTQSYRRRFGRLVALTNIEGNLLETGQTYPLMPLTSLGRSPTNTIVINDDFASSEHATIALRNNQWWLEDRNSRNGTLLNGDKTEAPVIITQGDVIGIGNLSFRIELE, encoded by the coding sequence GTGGAAATTGATGTCGTTCTTTTCCTGCTCCGCATTGTATCCGGAGCCCTCTTAATTGCATTTTTGGGCGTCCTTTTCTTCGTGCTCATGCGCGACTATCGTAGCGCCACCGGCCAAACACAGTCTTACCGACGTCGTTTTGGGCGCCTCGTTGCGCTGACGAACATCGAGGGTAACTTGCTAGAGACGGGGCAGACCTACCCCCTGATGCCACTGACAAGCCTGGGACGCTCCCCCACAAATACCATCGTCATTAATGATGACTTTGCCAGCAGTGAGCATGCTACGATTGCCTTACGCAACAACCAATGGTGGTTGGAAGACCGTAATAGCCGTAATGGCACCTTGCTCAATGGCGACAAAACCGAAGCACCCGTCATCATTACCCAAGGAGACGTTATTGGCATTGGCAATCTCAGCTTTCGTATTGAGCTAGAATAG
- a CDS encoding penicillin-binding transpeptidase domain-containing protein, protein MPFAREIHRTMIVLLVAFFLVALAAAYWGIVGPDTILNREDNPRVVEAESAILRGRLYDRNDALLAESASDEDGIAQRRYLYDAMHSALGYYSLRYGVNGVESAYDALLKGDTLPAGWDHLLQQDFLHRPVVGSDLRLTFDLDIQQAAVNAMQDQVGAAVVLGISKGDVLALVSLPTYDPNTLDETWADLIEAPNDPFFNRVLQGSYQPGNTLNTPLLAAASLAGIDMNTKISNATRSVQIDDLTLTCVQIPPTTSLTLVENYAYGCPAPFVDLAEQLGEETVNNYLDRVGNRQLPSYLGFSDPIATPEATSTPIDTTALDLVEEATGQGMRSVTPITLASMVSAIALEGNAPQPYTILSSRAPGGTWVDVATPGTNLPFFTDTSASALKRIMQNTLQITGRPSLSLPQGTEVGGQIALAYSGEETQAWFIGFVRTSSGHGAAVVIVLEQADGTEVIDNIAQEVLLATYEALVAQEASSTQTSPTIAPTASR, encoded by the coding sequence ATGCCATTCGCCAGAGAAATCCATCGCACTATGATCGTCTTGCTGGTTGCGTTCTTCCTCGTTGCACTGGCAGCAGCCTATTGGGGCATCGTCGGGCCAGATACGATCCTCAACCGAGAGGATAATCCCCGTGTTGTCGAAGCAGAATCGGCTATTTTGCGGGGACGACTATATGATCGAAACGATGCGCTCCTCGCAGAATCAGCTTCTGACGAAGATGGCATCGCTCAGCGTCGTTATCTCTATGATGCTATGCACAGCGCACTGGGTTATTACAGCTTACGATACGGCGTCAACGGCGTTGAATCCGCTTATGATGCCCTCCTCAAAGGCGACACCCTACCAGCCGGATGGGATCACCTCTTGCAACAGGATTTCTTACATCGGCCCGTTGTTGGCAGCGACTTACGACTGACCTTTGACTTAGATATCCAACAAGCGGCTGTTAACGCCATGCAAGATCAGGTCGGCGCCGCAGTGGTCCTAGGCATCTCTAAGGGGGATGTGCTGGCACTTGTCAGCTTGCCAACCTATGATCCCAACACCCTGGATGAAACCTGGGCCGATCTAATCGAGGCACCGAACGATCCTTTCTTCAATCGCGTGTTACAAGGCTCATATCAACCAGGGAACACCCTGAACACCCCCTTGCTTGCTGCGGCCAGTCTCGCAGGCATCGACATGAATACGAAAATCAGCAACGCGACGCGCTCAGTGCAAATTGACGATCTTACGCTGACATGCGTACAGATACCCCCTACCACCAGCCTGACACTGGTTGAGAATTATGCTTATGGGTGCCCTGCCCCGTTTGTTGATTTAGCGGAACAACTCGGTGAGGAAACAGTCAATAACTATCTGGACCGCGTCGGTAATCGCCAGCTACCCTCTTATCTCGGTTTTAGTGACCCAATTGCGACCCCAGAAGCAACCAGCACACCTATTGATACAACAGCCCTTGACCTAGTTGAGGAAGCAACCGGCCAGGGTATGCGCAGCGTAACGCCCATTACACTCGCCAGCATGGTCTCAGCAATTGCCCTAGAGGGGAACGCGCCACAGCCCTATACCATCCTATCATCACGAGCACCGGGTGGTACATGGGTTGATGTCGCGACACCGGGCACAAACCTACCCTTCTTCACAGATACGAGTGCTTCCGCGCTCAAGCGCATCATGCAAAACACACTGCAAATAACAGGTCGTCCCAGTCTTTCCTTACCCCAGGGCACAGAAGTCGGCGGCCAAATCGCGCTGGCGTATTCCGGCGAAGAAACACAAGCATGGTTCATCGGGTTTGTGCGGACGAGCAGCGGCCATGGTGCGGCTGTCGTCATCGTTTTGGAGCAAGCAGACGGTACGGAAGTCATCGACAATATCGCCCAGGAAGTGTTATTAGCAACCTACGAAGCCCTGGTCGCCCAAGAAGCAAGCTCTACACAAACAAGTCCTACGATAGCGCCTACAGCGAGCCGCTAG
- a CDS encoding FhaA domain-containing protein has protein sequence MSDNRIVYLETHLERLVEGVFTSFLRKPVSPHDIALKLVRNMEDNLRMSTDGDARPIAPDFYEIRIDPKTYQTLNNKRPDFSDVLTTHLTELAANTGYRILNQLTVELRPDPILKDPTQVDIKASHSQSQIKSTMAMQPVQPPTAPPPQRNPQLLINGDRNFPLTQSIINIGRGSDNDIILDDQFVSRHHVQIRLRFGVYTLFDVHSRSGTFVNRVRITEHRLQPGDVIKIGQSTLLYMVDENPGFRTTSTTSQLDPVDG, from the coding sequence ATGAGCGATAATCGAATTGTCTACCTGGAAACGCATCTAGAGCGGCTTGTCGAAGGTGTCTTTACATCTTTCCTGCGCAAGCCCGTCAGCCCGCACGATATTGCGCTCAAGTTGGTTCGCAATATGGAAGACAACCTCCGTATGTCTACAGACGGCGATGCACGCCCCATCGCGCCAGACTTTTACGAAATACGCATTGATCCCAAAACCTACCAGACACTCAACAATAAACGGCCTGATTTTTCAGACGTGTTGACGACCCATCTCACTGAACTAGCCGCCAATACAGGTTATCGCATCCTGAACCAACTCACGGTTGAGCTGCGACCGGACCCAATTCTCAAAGATCCAACTCAGGTTGATATTAAAGCCAGCCATTCCCAAAGCCAGATCAAGAGCACGATGGCGATGCAGCCTGTCCAACCACCGACAGCGCCCCCGCCGCAGCGTAATCCTCAACTCCTGATTAATGGGGATCGCAATTTCCCTCTGACACAGTCCATCATTAATATTGGCCGGGGCAGTGATAATGACATCATCCTAGATGACCAGTTTGTATCACGCCATCACGTCCAGATACGCTTGCGATTTGGCGTTTATACCCTGTTTGACGTCCACAGCCGCAGTGGCACATTTGTCAACCGGGTGCGCATTACGGAACACCGCTTACAGCCAGGGGATGTCATCAAGATCGGGCAAAGCACGTTACTGTATATGGTCGATGAAAACCCTGGTTTTCGCACGACTTCCACCACTTCCCAATTAGATCCAGTTGACGGATAG
- a CDS encoding FtsW/RodA/SpoVE family cell cycle protein: MTLTRPLVSEMQQVSTHRAERRLLIISAAFLLVNFVALALQRQTSAAPWLHILVWMVCALGGHLVLNRYLPHRDRVLFPLVMFLSGWGLIIIDRLAPTFADRQTIWLAISVAAMLAAAIFKQPLHWLRYYRYTLFFGGLALLVATIILGQNPSGSGPELWLGFAGVYFQPSEALKLILIAFLASYLGEQYPIMRRLNPKNSGPTFPIRILGPILLMWGLCVLMLIWQRDLGTAALFFIVFLTMLYIASGRTLIMIGGALLLLLAGILAYVWIDLVQLRIDIWLNPWPDADNRAFQIVQSLMAFGAGGIFGQGVAQGSPAYIPVVHSDFVMAALAEEWGLLGVIVVIICIAVIVMRATRIGLLNQARPFYTLFAVGIGLLIGVQSLLIMMGILKLLPLTGVTLPFLSYGGSSLLVSFIMVGLLLRLSSGVR; this comes from the coding sequence ATGACCCTGACAAGACCTCTTGTTTCTGAGATGCAGCAGGTAAGTACGCATCGTGCAGAACGGCGCTTGCTCATCATCAGCGCGGCGTTCCTGCTGGTGAATTTTGTGGCGTTAGCCCTCCAACGACAGACCAGTGCCGCGCCGTGGCTACACATTCTTGTCTGGATGGTCTGCGCTCTTGGCGGACACCTGGTATTAAATCGTTATCTACCTCATCGTGACCGTGTGCTCTTCCCACTGGTTATGTTCTTAAGCGGATGGGGCCTTATCATCATTGATCGTCTCGCCCCTACATTTGCGGACCGGCAGACGATCTGGTTGGCTATATCTGTAGCAGCGATGCTAGCAGCAGCGATCTTCAAACAACCGCTGCACTGGCTGCGGTACTATCGGTATACGCTCTTCTTTGGTGGCCTGGCGTTGCTCGTGGCAACCATTATTCTGGGCCAGAATCCATCAGGTTCAGGGCCCGAGTTGTGGCTTGGTTTTGCGGGTGTTTACTTCCAACCCTCAGAAGCGCTCAAGCTGATACTGATCGCATTCCTGGCAAGCTACCTGGGCGAACAATACCCTATCATGCGGCGGCTCAACCCTAAGAACAGTGGACCGACATTCCCTATTCGCATCCTCGGACCTATCTTGCTGATGTGGGGCCTGTGTGTACTCATGCTCATCTGGCAGCGCGACCTCGGTACAGCGGCACTGTTCTTCATTGTATTCCTGACAATGCTGTATATTGCCAGTGGTCGCACACTGATTATGATCGGCGGCGCGCTGCTCTTGCTGCTGGCTGGCATCCTGGCATATGTTTGGATCGACCTCGTTCAGTTGCGTATTGATATCTGGCTGAACCCATGGCCGGATGCGGATAACCGGGCTTTCCAGATTGTACAGAGCCTCATGGCATTCGGCGCAGGGGGTATCTTTGGGCAAGGTGTCGCTCAAGGCTCCCCCGCCTATATCCCGGTTGTGCATTCAGATTTTGTCATGGCAGCCCTCGCAGAAGAATGGGGCCTGCTCGGTGTGATTGTGGTGATCATATGTATTGCTGTCATCGTCATGCGGGCTACACGCATCGGGTTACTCAATCAGGCGCGTCCTTTTTACACGCTCTTCGCTGTGGGGATCGGCTTGCTCATCGGTGTACAGAGCCTGCTCATTATGATGGGTATCCTTAAGCTACTGCCTCTCACAGGCGTGACGCTACCCTTCCTCAGCTATGGCGGCAGTTCCTTGCTCGTCAGCTTTATCATGGTTGGGCTGCTGCTGAGACTATCTTCAGGAGTACGCTAG
- a CDS encoding GDP-mannose 4,6-dehydratase, with translation MTKTALITGITGQDGSYLADLLVAKEYNLIGMARRSTHYHHPNISHLIGKITLEHGDLMDSDTLNNLVAKYQPDEVYNLAAQSVPADSWHQPIVTAEITGVGTIRMLEAVRRHKPDARFYQATSREIYGGVDQEEVDESTPFLANNPYGIAKLYSHLITRNYRESYDMFACGGILFNHESPRRGLHFVTRKVTMAVACIYCDIKHPPVNENGQPLVQEGKVKLGNLDAVRDWGYAKEFVEAMWLMLQQDTPQDYVIGTNTAYTVRDLCQVAFDTVGLNWEDHVVSDAAFMRPTEIAASRGNYAKAKAELGWEPEISFQALIDLMVKADIERVKNNQ, from the coding sequence ATGACAAAAACGGCACTTATTACGGGGATTACTGGCCAGGACGGTTCTTATCTGGCCGATTTACTGGTTGCCAAAGAGTACAACTTGATCGGCATGGCCCGACGTTCCACCCATTATCATCATCCGAATATAAGTCACCTCATCGGCAAGATTACCCTGGAACACGGTGACCTAATGGACAGCGACACGCTTAATAACCTCGTCGCAAAGTATCAGCCGGATGAAGTTTACAATCTAGCAGCACAGTCCGTGCCAGCGGATAGCTGGCATCAGCCTATCGTCACAGCAGAAATTACAGGTGTTGGGACGATCCGCATGCTAGAAGCCGTTCGCCGCCATAAGCCAGATGCGCGTTTTTATCAGGCAACCAGCCGCGAAATTTACGGCGGTGTTGACCAAGAAGAAGTTGACGAATCCACGCCCTTCCTGGCGAATAACCCCTATGGCATTGCCAAACTCTATTCTCACCTCATTACGCGCAACTACCGCGAATCTTACGATATGTTCGCCTGTGGCGGCATTTTGTTTAACCATGAAAGCCCACGACGCGGCCTGCACTTCGTCACACGAAAAGTAACCATGGCGGTCGCCTGTATCTATTGTGACATCAAGCATCCGCCCGTTAATGAGAACGGCCAGCCGCTGGTGCAAGAAGGCAAAGTTAAACTTGGCAACCTGGACGCCGTGCGCGACTGGGGCTATGCCAAAGAATTTGTCGAAGCGATGTGGCTGATGCTCCAACAAGATACACCGCAGGATTACGTCATTGGCACCAACACAGCTTATACTGTGCGCGATCTATGCCAAGTCGCCTTTGACACCGTTGGCCTTAACTGGGAAGATCATGTCGTAAGTGACGCCGCCTTCATGCGTCCGACCGAAATTGCTGCTTCGCGGGGTAACTATGCCAAAGCCAAAGCCGAATTAGGATGGGAGCCAGAAATCAGCTTCCAGGCATTGATCGACTTAATGGTCAAAGCAGATATAGAACGCGTAAAGAACAATCAATAA
- the rpsR gene encoding 30S ribosomal protein S18 — MRSPKARRPRRRGRQRSYYCPEGKCFDYKDIDTLNQFLSETGKIKPRRQTGNCARCQRELAREIKRARYLALLSYIDAGD, encoded by the coding sequence GTGAGAAGTCCAAAAGCAAGACGTCCTCGCCGCCGCGGGCGCCAGCGTTCATACTACTGCCCAGAGGGCAAGTGCTTCGATTATAAAGACATCGATACGCTGAACCAGTTCCTGTCTGAAACCGGCAAAATCAAGCCGCGCCGCCAGACGGGTAACTGCGCACGCTGCCAACGTGAACTCGCAAGAGAAATCAAGCGGGCACGTTATCTGGCGCTCCTGTCTTACATCGACGCAGGCGATTAG
- a CDS encoding single-stranded DNA-binding protein codes for MSRGLNKVMIIGHVGRDPEMRYTPSGRPVTSFSVATNRTWTSAEGERHEETEWFNVVAWGNLAEICNSHLNKGQQVYVEGRLQTRGWQDDSGKKHFRTELVANEMILLGERNNGFFESHSDADTSDDYAF; via the coding sequence ATGTCTCGTGGGTTGAACAAAGTCATGATCATCGGCCATGTTGGGCGCGATCCTGAAATGCGCTATACACCCAGTGGGCGACCTGTTACGAGTTTTAGTGTCGCCACCAATCGCACATGGACATCCGCCGAAGGCGAACGACATGAAGAAACCGAATGGTTCAATGTCGTCGCCTGGGGCAACTTAGCGGAAATCTGCAATAGTCACCTCAACAAAGGCCAGCAGGTCTACGTCGAAGGACGTTTGCAGACGCGCGGATGGCAAGACGATAGTGGGAAGAAGCATTTCAGAACAGAACTCGTCGCCAACGAGATGATTTTATTAGGCGAGCGCAATAATGGTTTCTTCGAGAGCCACAGCGACGCCGACACATCTGATGACTACGCCTTTTAA
- the rpsF gene encoding 30S ribosomal protein S6, with translation MKRPYELTFIFRILSNDDEMQAALDQVVSWIEGEDNEFGSVTRIDRSHFGRRKLAYEIDGQRDGFYIIISADVDPQHLPELELNLKVFSPLLRYLIIRDEDAEREARGEANESAPETTSAPAEETPAEETPADDAEEAPAEEADAAEEEAEEDSDEEE, from the coding sequence ATGAAACGTCCATACGAGTTAACTTTCATATTCCGCATTTTGTCTAACGACGACGAAATGCAAGCCGCTCTTGACCAGGTTGTTAGCTGGATCGAAGGCGAAGACAACGAGTTCGGCAGCGTCACACGTATTGACCGCAGTCATTTTGGCCGCCGCAAGCTGGCTTACGAAATTGATGGTCAGCGCGATGGTTTTTACATCATCATCAGTGCCGATGTTGACCCACAGCACTTACCAGAACTGGAACTCAATCTAAAGGTTTTCAGCCCGCTTTTGCGTTATCTCATCATCCGTGATGAAGATGCTGAACGCGAAGCGCGCGGAGAAGCCAATGAAAGCGCGCCAGAAACAACTTCCGCCCCTGCAGAAGAAACACCTGCAGAAGAAACCCCCGCTGACGATGCAGAAGAAGCACCCGCAGAAGAAGCGGATGCTGCTGAAGAAGAAGCTGAAGAAGACAGCGACGAAGAAGAGTAA
- a CDS encoding lysylphosphatidylglycerol synthase transmembrane domain-containing protein: MNTETNFHRDTSIDTRASDVLRRYRNQIVLGLFIAFAIYVVVLLVADNQLRLETDGILETLARFNWALLVPIVGLQGLVFFFRWVEWHYYLGVIGARDKMALLDSVLIQVAGFVLVVSPGKAGELLKSALVKAKTNVPIARSTPVVLAERVVDGIAVIVILVLTLLLASETLDLGTYNGVDYDQISRAIIYGSAAVLAAGLIVIQIKPLAYFCLNILNKIPLLGRLYEPLVTFYESSREIFALRHVLPMTFVGVWVYIPSLLCLYLILLGFGLEPGWGLLLRSGFIMGVSSAIGALSFVPNGAGVTEISNVGMLLAFVAPQHPELTPVVAAAAALLQSFFHKWFRVLVGLAVAFIFRNRLLAGNLSGALDELDEYEHKETA, from the coding sequence TTGAATACTGAGACGAATTTTCATCGAGACACATCTATCGATACCAGAGCCAGCGATGTTTTACGACGTTACCGCAACCAGATTGTCTTAGGCTTATTTATCGCCTTCGCTATTTATGTGGTGGTGCTGCTCGTTGCAGATAACCAGCTTCGCCTTGAGACAGACGGTATCCTCGAGACGCTGGCACGGTTCAATTGGGCGCTGCTGGTGCCGATCGTGGGCTTGCAAGGATTGGTCTTTTTCTTTCGCTGGGTTGAGTGGCATTACTATCTTGGCGTTATTGGTGCACGCGATAAGATGGCCCTACTTGATAGCGTCCTGATACAGGTAGCGGGTTTTGTCTTGGTTGTGAGTCCAGGCAAGGCTGGTGAATTGTTGAAGTCCGCGCTGGTGAAAGCCAAGACCAATGTGCCGATTGCTCGTAGCACGCCTGTTGTGCTTGCTGAGCGCGTTGTAGATGGTATCGCCGTGATTGTGATCCTGGTGCTCACGCTTTTACTGGCAAGTGAAACGCTCGACCTGGGTACCTATAACGGTGTGGATTACGATCAGATTAGCCGTGCGATTATCTATGGCTCGGCGGCTGTGTTAGCTGCCGGGTTAATCGTTATCCAGATTAAACCACTGGCTTATTTTTGCCTGAATATCCTCAATAAAATCCCGCTGTTAGGCCGCCTCTATGAGCCGCTTGTGACGTTTTACGAGAGCAGCCGCGAGATTTTTGCTCTGCGGCACGTGCTGCCCATGACATTTGTGGGCGTGTGGGTTTATATCCCCAGTTTATTATGCTTATATCTGATCTTATTAGGCTTTGGTCTGGAACCAGGTTGGGGTTTGCTGCTGCGTTCAGGGTTTATTATGGGGGTTTCATCAGCGATTGGCGCACTAAGCTTTGTGCCTAATGGGGCAGGTGTAACGGAAATATCGAATGTTGGGATGTTGTTAGCCTTTGTTGCACCCCAGCACCCGGAACTGACGCCTGTTGTGGCTGCGGCTGCTGCGCTGTTACAGAGCTTCTTCCACAAATGGTTTCGGGTGCTGGTTGGGCTTGCTGTGGCCTTTATCTTCCGTAATCGCTTACTTGCTGGCAATCTCAGCGGTGCGCTAGATGAATTGGATGAATACGAGCATAAAGAAACGGCCTAG
- a CDS encoding peptidylprolyl isomerase, which translates to MAKREQTTGRPRRRTRSEDTSVVSPAWLDRLLGHPRTRHERDEAINTLVIRGIIGIVIVVALMIGIALFINQVVIPSQPVATVNGEAITVREFRDRVRFERARMTQQINGTVSQLQAFGFTDEQINQQFSQEPYSTWLNEVNFPDQLGQRVIDDMIEDKLIEQAAAERNITVSEEQVDQRVNDFFGYDPTEVALIGTDPTATITPTITATPFVSPTPTSIPTETPTITPTVEATLAEGETPIATMTLTSTPFPTLEPTATALPEEQRATQEALFDDNQTAFTSYIRQQANLGADAIDAFFERLALRNALEEDVVGDQTTTTYVNSRHILVETEEQAQEIIAALQAGESFSELARAASQDTGSAARGGELGWAAAENYFPEFRDAVLTLPIGEISEPVQTEAGWHIIQVRDREDREMEETEREQISAQQFAAWLEDLRAENDAEISIVSNWPDYVPR; encoded by the coding sequence ATGGCAAAACGCGAACAAACCACCGGAAGACCCAGGCGTCGTACGCGCAGCGAAGACACCAGCGTCGTCAGCCCAGCGTGGTTGGATCGGCTCCTTGGTCATCCTCGCACACGCCACGAGCGCGATGAAGCCATCAATACATTAGTTATCCGTGGCATTATCGGCATTGTCATCGTCGTTGCTTTGATGATCGGCATTGCTCTCTTCATTAACCAGGTCGTAATCCCCAGCCAGCCAGTGGCAACGGTCAATGGCGAAGCCATCACCGTGCGTGAGTTCCGCGACCGCGTCAGGTTTGAACGTGCCCGCATGACCCAGCAAATCAACGGGACAGTTTCTCAGTTACAGGCCTTCGGCTTCACAGACGAGCAGATTAACCAGCAGTTCAGCCAGGAGCCATATAGCACATGGTTGAACGAGGTGAACTTCCCGGATCAGCTTGGGCAGCGCGTCATTGATGATATGATTGAAGACAAGCTCATCGAACAGGCCGCCGCTGAGCGGAATATCACCGTCAGCGAAGAGCAGGTTGATCAGCGTGTGAATGATTTCTTCGGTTATGATCCAACAGAGGTCGCCCTCATTGGCACAGACCCGACAGCAACCATAACACCAACGATCACAGCGACGCCATTTGTCTCGCCAACGCCGACGTCTATCCCAACGGAAACACCAACGATTACGCCGACGGTAGAAGCGACACTGGCAGAAGGCGAAACGCCTATCGCTACCATGACGCTGACCAGCACGCCCTTCCCGACCCTGGAGCCAACCGCGACAGCGCTCCCTGAAGAACAACGTGCGACACAGGAAGCACTGTTTGACGATAACCAGACAGCATTCACATCCTACATCCGCCAACAGGCAAACCTGGGTGCAGACGCGATTGATGCCTTCTTCGAGCGCCTCGCTTTGCGGAATGCCCTGGAAGAAGATGTGGTTGGTGATCAGACAACAACGACTTACGTCAACTCACGGCATATCCTGGTAGAAACAGAAGAGCAAGCTCAGGAAATCATCGCGGCTCTACAAGCTGGCGAATCCTTCAGCGAATTAGCTCGTGCCGCATCGCAGGATACGGGTTCTGCCGCCAGAGGCGGTGAACTCGGCTGGGCAGCCGCAGAAAACTACTTCCCTGAATTCCGGGATGCTGTCCTGACGCTGCCAATTGGTGAAATCAGCGAGCCCGTCCAGACAGAAGCAGGTTGGCATATCATCCAGGTCCGTGATCGCGAAGACCGCGAAATGGAAGAAACCGAGCGCGAGCAAATCAGTGCTCAGCAGTTCGCAGCCTGGCTGGAAGACCTCCGTGCCGAAAACGATGCAGAGATTAGCATCGTCAGCAACTGGCCGGATTACGTCCCGCGCTAA
- the mtnP gene encoding S-methyl-5'-thioadenosine phosphorylase, with translation MSNPVGEIVKIGVIGGSGLYNMPEITDITQYTIDTPFGKPSDDITVGTLRGKRVAFVPRHGRGHVHSPATIPQRANIYALKTLGVRYCIAVNACGSLREDYAPGHIVVPDQLFDYTIGRRDRSFFEDGIVAHIGVAQPFDDDLREVVAHAVEIAGGTVHRSGTFIIEDGPRFATRAESNIFRQWGCDIIGMTTVPEAFLAREAEMAYASMAHITDYDVWHEEPVSVEMVTNTFSRNIRLAQEALAYTVEHVEEDHTTASHTALDGAIMTAREHIPQSEIDKLYPIIARTMKL, from the coding sequence ATGAGCAACCCGGTAGGAGAAATCGTCAAAATTGGCGTCATTGGTGGCTCCGGCCTGTACAACATGCCGGAAATCACGGACATCACACAATACACAATCGATACGCCTTTTGGCAAACCAAGCGACGACATCACTGTTGGCACGCTGAGAGGTAAACGCGTCGCTTTCGTTCCGCGCCATGGTCGCGGCCATGTCCATTCTCCGGCGACCATCCCCCAACGTGCCAATATCTATGCCCTGAAAACCCTGGGCGTACGCTATTGTATCGCCGTTAATGCGTGTGGTAGCCTGCGGGAGGATTACGCGCCAGGGCATATTGTCGTACCGGACCAACTCTTCGATTACACAATTGGTCGGCGCGATCGGTCATTTTTTGAGGATGGGATTGTCGCACACATTGGTGTGGCACAGCCGTTTGATGATGACCTGCGAGAAGTCGTCGCACATGCTGTTGAAATTGCCGGAGGGACTGTACACCGTAGTGGCACGTTCATCATTGAAGATGGACCACGTTTCGCCACACGGGCAGAGAGCAACATCTTCCGTCAATGGGGCTGCGACATCATCGGCATGACAACCGTACCAGAAGCGTTCCTGGCAAGAGAAGCCGAGATGGCCTATGCATCTATGGCGCACATCACCGATTACGACGTCTGGCACGAAGAGCCTGTGAGCGTAGAGATGGTGACCAATACCTTCAGCAGGAATATTCGCCTGGCACAGGAAGCGCTTGCGTATACCGTCGAACACGTGGAAGAAGACCACACCACAGCCTCCCACACGGCGCTTGATGGGGCTATCATGACTGCGCGTGAGCACATCCCACAAAGCGAAATCGACAAGCTGTACCCGATTATCGCCCGTACAATGAAGCTATAG